In Luteibaculum oceani, one DNA window encodes the following:
- a CDS encoding pyridoxine 5'-phosphate synthase, whose protein sequence is MTKLSVNINKVATLRNARGGNIPNVIKVATDCENFGAEGITVHPRPDERHIRYQDVRDLSPVVTTEFNIEGYPSKDFLELVKEAKPAQVTLVPDPPHVLTSNAGWTVKGNESLLEEVIAELKSINARVSLFMDAHSTEFEAVKKLGADRVELYTEEYATQYPKDKIQAIAPFKEAFKRANDLGLGVNAGHDLSLENLAFLHQEIPGILEVSIGHALIADALYYGLENTIQMYKRCLMK, encoded by the coding sequence ATGACCAAACTAAGTGTAAATATTAACAAGGTAGCCACTCTCCGCAATGCAAGGGGAGGTAATATACCAAACGTAATAAAAGTAGCGACGGATTGCGAAAATTTCGGGGCAGAAGGAATAACAGTGCATCCCAGACCCGATGAAAGACATATCCGTTATCAGGATGTTAGGGATTTAAGTCCAGTTGTTACAACAGAATTTAACATAGAGGGTTATCCATCTAAAGATTTCCTGGAATTGGTAAAAGAGGCCAAGCCCGCGCAGGTTACCTTGGTACCAGATCCTCCCCATGTTTTAACTTCAAACGCAGGTTGGACCGTTAAGGGAAATGAATCCTTACTCGAAGAGGTAATTGCCGAACTGAAATCTATAAATGCTCGTGTTAGCCTATTTATGGATGCCCATTCCACGGAATTTGAGGCGGTAAAAAAATTAGGAGCTGATCGCGTTGAACTCTATACCGAGGAATATGCCACGCAATACCCAAAAGACAAAATTCAGGCGATTGCCCCATTTAAGGAAGCCTTTAAAAGAGCAAACGATTTGGGACTGGGAGTAAATGCAGGGCACGATTTAAGTTTGGAAAACCTTGCTTTTCTTCATCAAGAAATTCCTGGAATATTGGAAGTTTCAATTGGGCATGCATTAATCGCCGATGCACTATACTACGGACTTGAGAACACCATTCAAATGTACAAGCGATGCCTGATGAAATAA
- a CDS encoding 2-oxoglutarate dehydrogenase E1 component: MDSFSFLSNAEPEAFENLYKQYRNDPTSVEDSWQKFFQGFELAQTQFGEDAPNKELPKEFKVLNLIQDYRTRGHLFTKTNPVRERRKYKPNLDIQHYGLDEKDMDTVFQAGNEIGIGPSTLRDIINHLSQVYCQSIGVEFMYMREQEEVKWMIDTLHVNSNTPKFSVDEKKYILKKLTQASTFESYLHKKFPGQKRFSLEGGETLIPAIDMVVEYGADLGIRRYILGMAHRGRLNVLANIFNKPYHNIFSEFYGKDYVEDGFDGDVKYHLGYEKNLVTESQHPVDLILCPNPSHLEAVDPVAEGLARSSIDLIYNGDNDKVVPILIHGDAAIAGQGVVYEVAQMSQLDGYKTGGTIHIIINNQVGFTTNYLDGRSSIYCTDVAKVTYSPVFHVNGDDVEAIVHVVKIAMAFRQKFKQDVYIDLLCYRKYGHNEGDEPKFTQPILYKAIAKHPNPKEIYMEKLISEGTITEDFAAGLENEFKEELESEFERAKEMEMNKIEPFIESAGKNAPELNGVGKDAPTAVSVDELKFVAEKITQIPEGKKVFRKLKKIFQDRENMITDDKLDWGMAELLAYGTLLKEGVPVRMSGQDVERGTFSHRHAVVKLEDSEEEFIPLNEISKDQAKLSIYNSLLSEYGVLGFEWGYSLAAPHGLTIWEAQFGDFFNGAQIIIDQFLSTSEDKWKVTSGLVLLLPHGYEGMGAEHSSARVERFLTLCAEDNMQIVNCTTPANFFHALRRQVKRDFRKPLIVLSPKSLLRHPKCVSSLKDLAEGGFKELIDDEVADPKKIKEVVFCTGKLYYELLEKREELKADDMAIVRIEQMYPVPYKQIDEVYAKYSNCERFVWAQEEPENMGALGFFLRKLRDYKIEWIARKTSASPASGSPKRDAKRQAQMLERVFKNHLETVKA, encoded by the coding sequence ATGGATTCGTTTTCCTTTCTAAGCAATGCCGAACCCGAGGCATTTGAAAATCTTTATAAGCAATATCGTAACGATCCCACTAGCGTAGAGGATTCCTGGCAGAAGTTTTTTCAGGGTTTTGAGCTGGCTCAAACCCAATTTGGAGAAGATGCTCCAAATAAAGAACTGCCTAAAGAATTTAAGGTGTTAAACCTTATTCAGGACTACCGTACTCGTGGGCATTTGTTTACCAAAACCAATCCTGTGCGGGAGCGTAGGAAGTACAAGCCTAACCTCGATATCCAGCACTATGGCTTGGATGAGAAGGATATGGACACTGTGTTCCAAGCAGGGAATGAAATTGGTATTGGGCCTTCAACCTTGCGCGATATAATCAACCATCTCAGTCAGGTGTACTGCCAAAGCATTGGGGTGGAATTTATGTACATGCGCGAGCAAGAGGAGGTGAAGTGGATGATAGATACGCTTCATGTAAATTCCAACACACCCAAATTTTCGGTTGACGAAAAAAAATACATTCTTAAGAAGCTAACTCAAGCGAGCACTTTCGAAAGTTACCTTCACAAAAAATTTCCTGGTCAGAAAAGATTCTCTCTAGAAGGGGGTGAAACTTTAATTCCAGCCATCGATATGGTGGTAGAATATGGAGCTGACCTTGGAATCCGTCGCTATATTTTAGGTATGGCGCACAGAGGTCGTCTTAACGTGTTGGCCAACATATTTAATAAACCTTACCACAATATCTTCTCAGAGTTTTATGGTAAAGACTATGTGGAGGATGGATTTGATGGAGATGTGAAATATCACCTTGGATACGAGAAAAATCTTGTAACTGAGAGCCAACATCCTGTTGATCTTATTCTTTGTCCTAACCCATCTCACCTAGAAGCAGTTGATCCTGTTGCAGAAGGTTTAGCAAGATCTTCGATAGATCTAATCTACAATGGGGACAACGACAAAGTGGTACCTATCTTAATTCATGGTGATGCTGCAATCGCAGGTCAAGGTGTGGTTTACGAGGTGGCTCAAATGTCGCAGCTAGATGGGTATAAAACAGGAGGTACTATCCATATTATTATTAATAACCAGGTAGGATTTACAACCAACTACTTGGATGGAAGATCTTCTATATACTGTACAGATGTAGCTAAGGTTACTTATTCTCCGGTATTTCACGTAAATGGAGACGATGTAGAGGCCATAGTACACGTTGTTAAGATTGCCATGGCATTCCGCCAGAAGTTTAAGCAAGATGTATACATAGATCTACTTTGTTACAGAAAATATGGTCACAATGAGGGTGATGAGCCTAAGTTTACGCAGCCTATTCTGTATAAGGCAATTGCCAAGCACCCGAATCCGAAAGAAATTTACATGGAGAAATTAATTTCGGAGGGTACTATTACTGAAGATTTTGCAGCCGGACTAGAAAACGAATTCAAAGAGGAATTGGAGTCTGAGTTTGAGCGCGCAAAAGAAATGGAGATGAATAAAATTGAGCCGTTTATTGAAAGTGCAGGGAAAAATGCACCGGAATTAAATGGCGTTGGTAAAGATGCTCCAACTGCGGTAAGTGTAGATGAACTGAAATTTGTTGCAGAAAAAATAACCCAAATTCCAGAGGGTAAAAAAGTCTTCCGTAAGCTGAAAAAGATTTTCCAAGACAGGGAAAACATGATTACTGATGACAAGCTGGATTGGGGAATGGCCGAGCTCTTAGCTTATGGTACCCTGTTAAAAGAAGGGGTTCCAGTTAGAATGTCTGGTCAGGATGTAGAGCGGGGAACTTTCTCTCACCGACATGCAGTAGTTAAATTGGAGGATTCTGAAGAGGAGTTTATCCCGCTTAATGAAATTTCAAAAGATCAAGCTAAACTCAGCATATACAACTCCTTATTATCGGAGTACGGTGTTTTAGGATTTGAGTGGGGATACAGCCTTGCTGCCCCTCATGGTTTAACAATTTGGGAAGCACAATTTGGAGATTTCTTCAATGGAGCTCAAATCATTATAGATCAATTCTTATCTACATCTGAGGATAAGTGGAAAGTAACTAGCGGGTTGGTATTGTTACTACCTCATGGTTACGAAGGAATGGGTGCTGAGCACAGTTCTGCTAGGGTGGAGCGCTTTTTAACGCTTTGTGCAGAAGACAATATGCAAATTGTTAACTGTACCACTCCTGCAAACTTCTTCCACGCATTGCGCCGTCAGGTTAAGCGAGATTTTAGAAAACCTTTGATTGTTTTATCCCCTAAGAGTTTACTTCGTCATCCAAAGTGTGTGTCTAGTCTTAAGGATTTAGCCGAGGGTGGATTTAAGGAACTGATAGACGATGAGGTTGCAGATCCTAAGAAAATTAAAGAGGTAGTTTTCTGTACGGGTAAACTGTACTACGAACTATTAGAAAAACGCGAGGAGCTAAAAGCCGATGATATGGCAATTGTTCGTATCGAGCAAATGTATCCGGTTCCTTACAAGCAAATTGATGAGGTATATGCTAAATACAGCAACTGCGAAAGATTTGTTTGGGCACAAGAAGAGCCCGAAAACATGGGAGCTTTAGGATTTTTCCTGCGCAAATTAAGAGACTACAAAATTGAGTGGATTGCACGTAAAACAAGTGCAAGCCCTGCCTCTGGTTCTCCAAAAAGAGATGCCAAAAGACAGGCCCAAATGTTAGAGAGAGTATTTAAAAATCATTTAGAAACGGTTAAAGCATAA
- a CDS encoding alpha/beta fold hydrolase — MPDEIIYHKTMGDKGPWLIILHGLFGSSDNWSTLAGQWAENYRVVLCDARNHGKSFHSDNFNYDLMAEDVAKLMEHLDIEDAFILGHSMGGKTVMRFSQLYPEKLKAMMVADIGPKSYPPHHDEIIKAFESVNLEETKSRSEATKQVQSVISDPGVAMFLLKNLYWKEKGQLAWRINLPVLKREISKVIEDLPKDEVATKALFVRGGKSNYILNDDWPDIKAQFVNSHLVTIKNAGHWLHAEQPEAFYQTITAYLDKVK; from the coding sequence ATGCCTGATGAAATAATATACCATAAAACCATGGGCGACAAAGGTCCTTGGCTTATAATTTTACATGGATTATTTGGATCATCTGACAATTGGAGCACCTTAGCCGGGCAATGGGCAGAAAATTATCGAGTGGTTTTATGCGACGCCCGTAATCATGGCAAGAGTTTTCATAGCGATAACTTTAACTACGATTTGATGGCGGAGGATGTAGCCAAACTGATGGAGCACCTTGACATAGAAGATGCCTTTATTCTCGGACATTCAATGGGAGGAAAAACGGTTATGCGTTTTTCCCAATTATATCCAGAAAAGCTAAAGGCTATGATGGTAGCAGATATCGGACCAAAATCCTACCCTCCCCATCACGATGAAATAATAAAAGCCTTTGAATCGGTTAACCTAGAAGAAACTAAATCTCGCTCAGAAGCTACCAAACAAGTTCAGTCTGTAATTTCAGACCCTGGAGTTGCCATGTTTTTACTGAAAAACCTTTACTGGAAGGAGAAAGGACAATTAGCCTGGAGAATAAATCTACCCGTGCTAAAGCGTGAAATTTCCAAGGTAATAGAGGATTTACCAAAAGATGAGGTAGCAACAAAAGCCTTGTTTGTTAGAGGGGGGAAATCGAATTACATTCTAAACGATGACTGGCCCGATATTAAAGCACAATTTGTAAACTCGCATTTGGTAACCATAAAAAATGCTGGCCACTGGCTACATGCCGAGCAACCAGAAGCATTTTACCAAACCATAACGGCATACTTAGACAAGGTTAAATGA
- a CDS encoding CBS domain-containing protein has translation MLASLIVNPDILELYPNDTVEEALKAMERYLVRHLPVVDKGTLLGVVGKEQLLKEPADKKIDKLKGHLVEARLLAQMHFFECYKLFSKTDLSVVPIVDPDGVFIGVVTRSDLTKYMAENTGINEAGAIVVLTMPPKDYSLHHLAQMVEGNDAHILHAYCCPKEAKNELEVTLKLNTTRIGGVLQTFHRYGYTVLATFDKNNDTDYLNDRYEALLKYLNM, from the coding sequence ATGTTAGCATCTTTAATTGTAAACCCAGACATCTTAGAATTGTATCCCAACGACACCGTTGAGGAAGCATTAAAAGCTATGGAAAGATACCTAGTTCGTCATCTTCCCGTGGTAGATAAGGGTACGCTTTTAGGAGTTGTGGGGAAGGAACAATTATTAAAGGAACCTGCGGACAAAAAGATAGACAAACTGAAAGGGCATCTGGTAGAGGCCCGTTTATTGGCTCAAATGCACTTCTTTGAGTGTTATAAGCTATTCTCGAAAACCGATTTAAGTGTTGTTCCTATTGTAGATCCCGATGGGGTTTTTATTGGAGTGGTAACTCGTTCTGATTTAACCAAATACATGGCGGAAAATACGGGAATCAATGAAGCAGGAGCCATTGTGGTTTTAACCATGCCACCAAAAGATTACAGCCTTCACCATTTGGCTCAGATGGTGGAAGGAAATGATGCACATATTCTCCATGCCTACTGCTGCCCCAAGGAGGCTAAAAACGAATTAGAGGTTACCTTAAAACTAAATACCACGAGAATAGGAGGGGTTTTGCAGACCTTTCATCGTTACGGTTACACAGTTTTGGCTACATTCGATAAGAATAACGACACCGATTACCTAAACGACCGTTACGAAGCCTTATTGAAATATCTCAACATGTGA
- the odhB gene encoding 2-oxoglutarate dehydrogenase complex dihydrolipoyllysine-residue succinyltransferase, translating to MAFELKVPSPGESISEVEIAQWLVSDGDYVEKDQVICEVDSDKATLELPSEASGVIKLIAEEGQTVAVGEVVAEIDTDAEAPAGKSSGGAKKEESAKAPDPMPAKEEKKTEEKKEAPSANQDKSYATGHPSAAAKKLMDENNISSGQISGTGKDGRITKQDVVAAMAAGINAAPVQGWGGSRDQRREKMSMLRRKIAERLVSVKNETAMLTTFNEIDMSPVMELRKKYKDQFREHHDVNLGFMSFFTKAVTEALNHFPAVNAQIDGKEILFHDYADIGIAVSSPKGLMVPILRNAEQMSLADIEKEIKRLAIKARDGKLSVDEMTGGTFTITNGGVFGSMMSTPIINPPQVAILGMHNIVERPVAINGKVEIRPMMYVALSYDHRIIDGKESVGFLVKIKEMIENPVKIVFGGKAPEEILLNL from the coding sequence ATGGCTTTCGAATTAAAAGTACCTAGTCCTGGAGAATCTATCTCCGAAGTAGAAATCGCACAATGGTTGGTTTCTGATGGAGATTATGTAGAAAAGGATCAGGTGATTTGTGAAGTAGATTCTGATAAGGCAACGCTTGAACTTCCATCGGAAGCTTCTGGGGTTATTAAGTTAATCGCAGAAGAAGGGCAGACAGTTGCTGTTGGAGAAGTGGTTGCCGAAATCGATACCGATGCGGAAGCGCCTGCAGGTAAATCTTCTGGTGGAGCAAAAAAGGAGGAAAGTGCTAAAGCACCAGACCCTATGCCTGCTAAGGAAGAGAAAAAGACCGAAGAGAAGAAGGAAGCTCCAAGCGCTAACCAAGATAAATCTTATGCAACGGGTCACCCATCTGCTGCTGCCAAGAAACTGATGGATGAAAACAATATTTCATCTGGTCAGATTAGCGGTACCGGAAAAGATGGAAGAATTACTAAGCAAGATGTTGTTGCTGCTATGGCGGCTGGAATCAATGCTGCACCAGTTCAAGGTTGGGGTGGGTCTAGAGATCAGCGCCGTGAGAAAATGAGCATGCTTCGTAGAAAAATAGCCGAAAGACTAGTTTCTGTGAAGAACGAAACAGCTATGCTTACCACTTTCAACGAGATTGATATGTCTCCGGTGATGGAGCTTAGAAAGAAATACAAGGATCAATTCCGAGAGCACCACGATGTAAATCTTGGGTTCATGTCTTTCTTCACCAAAGCTGTAACCGAGGCATTGAATCACTTCCCAGCTGTTAATGCTCAAATCGATGGTAAAGAAATTTTATTCCACGATTACGCAGATATAGGTATCGCCGTTTCTTCTCCGAAAGGACTTATGGTTCCAATTTTGAGAAATGCAGAGCAAATGTCACTTGCGGATATAGAGAAGGAAATAAAGAGGTTGGCCATTAAAGCTAGAGATGGAAAGCTTTCAGTAGATGAAATGACCGGTGGAACATTTACCATTACCAATGGTGGTGTGTTTGGTTCTATGATGAGTACTCCAATTATTAACCCTCCTCAAGTGGCAATTTTGGGAATGCACAATATTGTTGAGCGTCCTGTGGCGATCAATGGAAAGGTAGAAATCAGACCAATGATGTACGTTGCACTTAGCTACGACCACAGAATTATTGATGGTAAGGAGTCGGTTGGTTTCTTAGTTAAGATTAAAGAAATGATCGAAAACCCAGTTAAAATAGTATTTGGAGGTAAAGCTCCAGAAGAAATACTACTTAACCTTTAA